AACGCCCTCGGGCAGCTCTTTCTTCACCGCGTCGCGCAGCATCACCCAGCCGCCCTTCGCGCCCGGAACCGCCCCGCGCACCATGATCAGCCCACGATCGGAGTCAGTGCCAACGACCTGAAGGTTCTGCGTGGTGACCCGAACGCTGCCCATGTGGCCGGCCATCTTCTTGTTCTTGAAGACCTTGCCGGGATCCTGGCGGCCACCGGTCGAACCATGCGAACGGTGACTGATCGACACGCCGTGCGAGGCGCGCAGGCCGCCGAAATTGTGCCGCTTCATCGCGCCGGCGAAGCCCTTGCCGATCGAGATGCCGGTCGCATCCACGTACTGACCGGCGACGAAATGATCGGCCGTCAGCTCAGCACCCACCTCGATGACGTTCTCCGGGCTCACCCGGAACTCCGCCAACTTCCGCTTCGGCTCGACTTTGGCCACCGCGAAATGCCCGCGCATGGCGCGCGGCGTGTTCTTCGCCTTGGCGAGCCCGGCGCCAAGCTGCAGCGCAACGTAGCCGTTCTTCTCTTCGGTGCGATGAGCCACGACCTGGCAGCCGTCCACCTTCAGCACGGTGACCGGGACCTGTTCCCCGGTGTCCGTGAAGATGCGGGTCATCCCGACCTTCTGAGCGATCAGTCCTGAGCGCATGACCGTGTCGCTTTCCTAACCGTTCCTCAGAGCTTGATCTCGACGTCGACGCCGGCGGCGAGATCGAGCTTCATCAGCGCGTCCACCGTCTGCGGCGTTGGCTCGACGATGTCGAGCAGCCGCTTGTGGGTGCGCATCTCGAACTGCTCGCGGCTCTTCTTGTCGATGTGCGGCGAGCGGTTGACCGTGAACTTCTCGATCCGCGTCGGCAGCGGGATCGGGCCGCGCACGCGCGCACCGGTCCGCTTGGCGGTGTTGACGATCTCGCGCGTCGAGGCATCGAGGATCCGATGGTCGAACGCCTTGAGTCGTATGCGGATGTTCTGGCCGTTCATGGTCTTGTTCCTGAAACCGGCGGACGC
The window above is part of the Tepidamorphus gemmatus genome. Proteins encoded here:
- the rplC gene encoding 50S ribosomal protein L3, whose translation is MRSGLIAQKVGMTRIFTDTGEQVPVTVLKVDGCQVVAHRTEEKNGYVALQLGAGLAKAKNTPRAMRGHFAVAKVEPKRKLAEFRVSPENVIEVGAELTADHFVAGQYVDATGISIGKGFAGAMKRHNFGGLRASHGVSISHRSHGSTGGRQDPGKVFKNKKMAGHMGSVRVTTQNLQVVGTDSDRGLIMVRGAVPGAKGGWVMLRDAVKKELPEGVPFPGAFRTAANGVDSAAQPGAAETGSEG
- the rpsJ gene encoding 30S ribosomal protein S10 gives rise to the protein MNGQNIRIRLKAFDHRILDASTREIVNTAKRTGARVRGPIPLPTRIEKFTVNRSPHIDKKSREQFEMRTHKRLLDIVEPTPQTVDALMKLDLAAGVDVEIKL